A single window of Bacteroidota bacterium DNA harbors:
- a CDS encoding S8 family serine peptidase — protein sequence MLQQLPTMLQEFLLPVFIVVIFLSRLPMLPVHSTKAYEGIVYAADMGCQITNCSWGGGGGSFGQNIIDYATFNKNSLVIAAAGNNGNTLYFILPPLTMY from the coding sequence GTGCTGCAGCAGTTACCGACAATGCTACAGGAGTTTCTTCTCCCGGTTTTTATTGTCGTTATCTTCCTGTCAAGATTGCCGATGCTTCCGGTGCACTCCACCAAAGCTTATGAAGGTATCGTCTACGCTGCCGACATGGGTTGTCAAATCACAAATTGTTCATGGGGTGGCGGAGGAGGTTCCTTCGGACAAAATATTATTGACTACGCTACTTTTAATAAAAATAGTCTGGTTATAGCTGCTGCCGGTAACAATGGTAATACGCTTTATTTTATCCTGCCTCCTTTGACAATGTATTAA